The window CGCGAAATAGGGCCGTACATCGCCCCGGACCGCCTCGCGGGCGGTCCGGGGCGGAGAGAGGAAAGGCGGGAAGCATGGAAGAAGTGTATGCGAAGCTGGCGAAGCACCTGGACCGTCTGCCCATTCCGTACCCGGAGACCTCCTCCGGCATCGAGCGGGAGATCCTGGCCCGCTGGTTTACCCCGGAAGAGGCACGCATCGCCCTGGCGATGACGGGCCTCCCCGAGGCTGCGCCGGCCATCGCGACGCGCCTGGGAGTGAAGGAGGAGACCCTGGCCCCGGTGCTCGAGGACATGTCGAAGCGGGGGCTCATATTCCGGATCGCCAAGGGGGAAAGGCGGTTCTACAACCTCGTTCCCCTGGCGGAGGGCATGTGGGAGTTTCACATCCACCAGAACAACGCGGAGGATGTCCGGCTCCTCCGGAAGTACTTCGACGAGTTCATGACGAAGGGGTGGTACGGGACGAAGACGAGCCAGCACCGGATCGTGCCCATATCGCAAAGTGTGACGCCGGACATGGAGGTGCTTCCCTACGAGCAGGCGGAGGCCCTCGTCCGGGCCCAGACGAAGATCTCCGTGGCCACCTGCATCTGCCGGAAGGAGGAGAAGATGGTCGGGGTGGGCTGTGACCACCCCGTGGAGACCTGCATGGCCTTCGGAACGGGTGCATACTTCTACATCGAGAACGGCCTGGGCCGCGAGGTCTCGGTCGAGGAGGCCCTGGAGATCCTCCGGAAGGCGATGGACGCGGGACTCGTGCTCCAGCCGGGAAACGGGCAGAAGGTCTGGAACCTCTGCATGTGCTGCGGCTGCTGCTGCGCGCTCCTCCGAACACTGAAACAGATGGACCGGCCCGCGGAGGTCGCCCATACGAATTTCCGGGCCCGGGTCATCCCGGAGGAGTGCACGAACTGCGGCATCTGCGAGGGCCGCTGCCCCATGGACGCGATTCGGGTGGAAGACAGCGCCGTGGTGAATCCGGACCGTTGCATCGGCTGTGGCGTCTGCGTCGGCGCCTGCCCGTTCGAGGCCGTCAGGCTCGACTACAAGAAGCCAGAAGAGCGCTATACCCCCCCGCGGGACGTCATGGAGATGCAGATCACCATCGCCCGGGAGCGGGGACTTCTCTGATCGCCGAAAGCGGAATCCGTTTCAACGGAGCGAGACACGGGCCGGACCCGACCGCAGGATTGTTCATTCTCTTCCAGAGGACGGAGAAAGGATTCTGTCATGCCTCAAGATACGTTCCGGAAGCTCCAGCAGTACCTGGACCTCCTGTCCCTGGGATTTCCCCCCACGGATTCGGGCATCGAGATCGAGATCCTGCGGAAGATGTTCTCCGAGCGGGACGCCTCTTTGTTCCTGGCCATGAGCCCGCGCCTGGAAACACCGGAGGACGTGGCCGCCCGCCTGAATCTCGATCCCGGCGAAACGGCGGGCCACCTCGAGGACATGGCGTCCCGGGGTCTTCTTTTCACCCTGAAGAAGGGCGGTGTCACAAAATACGGCACCATCCCCTTCGTCCACGGCCTCTTTGAGTTCCAGGTGACCCGTCTGGACCGGGATTTCTCGGCACTCCTGGAGCGCTATTTCCACGAGGCCTTCTACGACGCCGTCTCCCGGAGCGCCGCGGCGTTCCTGCGGACCGTGCCCGTGCGGGAGTCCCTGGATGTCACCCATCAGGTCGCCGCCTGGGAGGACGCCGTGGAGATCCTTCGCGCACAGCCCCGCATCGTCGTCGCCGAGTGCATCTGCCGCAAGCAGCAGACCCTGCTCGGAAAGGGATGCGGCAAGCCGCGGGAGGTCTGTTTCATGTTCGGCTCCATGGGGCAGTATTACCTCGATCAAGGGCTCGGACGCGAGGTCGGCCTGGAAGAAGCCGTACGGCTGCTGAAGGAGGCCCGGGACGCCGGCCTCGTCACACAGCCGGCGACGGCACAGAATCCCGGGGGGATGTGCAACTGCTGCGGCGACTGCTGCAGTGTGCTTCGGGCCTTGAACCTGCATTCCAGGCCCGCCGAAATGGTCTTTTCGAATTACTATGCCGGGGTCGATCCGGACGCCTGCACCGGCTGCGGGGCCTGCCTGCACCGCTGCCAGATGGCAGCCATCTCGATGGACGAAACCGAGCATGCCCGGATCGACCGGGACCGCTGCATCGGCTGCGGCCTCTGCGCGACCGACTGCCCCCTCGAGGCGATCCGGATGGTTCCGAAGGAAGAACAAAGGGTTCCACCGCATGGAACAATGGAACAGATGTTGAACATGGCCCGGCTCCGGGGACTGGCATGACCGTCTCCGGACAGCATGGTCCGCAAAAAAAAGACAGGGAGAGAATGATTATGGAGAGCAACATCAGCCGGTTTCTGGAATTCAACGTCGCCCACTACGGAGAGTACGAGCAGTTCATCTACCTCGGCCCGGAAGGGGAAAAACGGATTAAAAACACGGATCTCCTGGACCAGGCCCGCCGCCTGGCCACGGGCCTCCGGAAGATGGGTGTGCAGAAGGGCGACATCATCGGCACGGTGGTGAGCAATCTCCCCGAGACTCCGTCGCTCATCAACGGCATCAACCGGTGCGGCGCCGTCTATCTCCCCATCATCTTCATGCTGACGGCCAAGGAGATCCGCTACATCCTGGAGGATTCCCGCTGCAAGTTCGTCCTCGTGGAGGACAAGCTTCTGCCCAAGGTCCGGGAGGCCGCCGAAGGTGTGAAAACGGTCGAGACGATCATCGTGATCGGCCAGGAGCGCGGAGAGGGGCTTCTTCCCTATGAAGACTTGCTGGCGAAGGGGGACGAACTGGGAGACGTGGTCCCCGTCGAGGCGGACGACCTGTCCATCCTGATGTACACCTCCGGCACGACGGGCTTCCCCAAGGGCGTCATGTTGAGCCACGGCAACATGGAAAAGCAGATGATGACGGGCTCCCAGGTGTGGGGAGGAAAGAAGGGTGAGATCATGCTGACGACGGTTCCCATGAATCACATCTTCGGCGTCATCAGCACCCTGGAGCTGTACCACCTGGGCTGCGTCAGCCTCCTGATGCCCCCCTTCGATCCACGCAAGGTCCTGGACGCCATCCGGGACTACAAGGTGTCCTTCATCCCCGTCGTACCCACCATGCTCATTTTCCTGATGATGGTCTTCGATCCCGCGAAGGACGACACGTCCTCCCTGGACCTCCTCATCTGCTCCGGCGGCCCCCTGGCCCTGGATACCCTGGAGAACGCCCAGAAGACCTTCAGGATCGAGATCACCCAGGGCTACGGCTGCACGGAAGTCGGCGGCTCCATGACACGGCAGCGCCGCGACTGGCCCCGCAAGCCCGGCAGCGTCGGCTTCCCCCTGCCCGGCCTGGCCCTGCGGGTCGTGGATGCCGACGGGAAGGACGTGCCCCGGGGCGAAGAGGGGGAGGTCATCTGCAAAGGCCCCATCGTCATGAAGGGCTACCTGAACAAGCCCGAGGAGACCGCCAAGGCCCTCGTCAACGGGTGGCTTCACACCGGCGACGTCGGGAAGCTCGACGAGGACGGGGAGCTCTACATCACGGGACGCCTGAAGGACCTGATCATCAAGGGCGGCGAGAACATCGATCCCGGCGTCGCCGAGGGCTGGCTGTACAAGCATCCGGCGATCTGGGAGTGCGCCGTCGTCGCCATGAAGGACCCGAAATACGGCGAGGAAGTGGCAGCGGCAGTGACCCTGAAGCCGGGCCAGCAGGCCACCGAGGAGGAGCTCCTGGCTTACCTGGGCGAACACCTCCACCATTTCGTGGCCCCGAAGAAGATCTTCTTCTTCGACGCCATGCCCAAGACGGGCCTGGGCAAGATCCTGAAGCGGGAAATCCGCAGAATCATTAACGATAAATAGCAAGAAACGAATTTGGAAGGAGAAGTACGATGGATTTCATATTGAACGAAGACCAGAAGATGCTCCGGGATACGGTCCGGCGGATCGCCGAAGAGAAGTTTGCGCCCATCGCCGCGGAGATCGACGAGAAGGAGGTGTTCCCGTCGGAGTCGGTGAAGGTCCTGGCGGAGAACGGCCTGTTGGGCGTGCAGATCCCCGAGGAGTACGGCGGGGCGGGGGCCGGGATGCTGGCGATGGTCCTGGTGGTGGAGGAGATCGCCCGGGTGTGTTGCTCGACCTCGGTCATCCTGACGACCCAGGCGCTGGCCTCCGACCCGCTGCTTTTGGTGGGGACGGAGGAGCAGAAAAAGAAGTGGCTGTACCGGCTGGCCTCGGGGCAGTGCCTGGGGGCCTGCGGGATCACCGAGCCGGGGGCGGGCTCCGACGTGTCGGGGATGAAGACGACGGCGAAGAAGGTGGATGGCGGGTATGTCCTGGACGGCGCGAAGATCTTCATCACCAACGGGGGCGAGGCGGAGATCGTGACGGTCCTGGCCTACACGGACCGGGAGAAGGGGAACCGGGGCATCAGCATGCTCCTGGTGGAGAAGGGCGAGGCGGGATTCACGGTGGGGAAGAAGGAGCACAAGATGGGGCTCCACGGCTCGGACACGCGGGAGCTGGTGTTCGAGAACGTGTTCCTGCCGGCGGACCGTCTGCTGGGCCCGGAGGGGGGCGGATTCCGGACGCTGATGACGACGTTCAACTACACACGTCCGGCCGTGGGCGGCCAGGCCCTGGGGATCGCCCAGGGTGCCCTGGAGGCGTCGATCAAGTACGCCAAGGAGCGGGTGCAGTTCGGGAAGCCGCTGTCCTCGTTCCAGGGGATGCAGTGGATGCTGGCGGAGATGGCCCTGTCGGTGGAGACGGCGCGGTCGATCGTGTACCGGGCGGCGTCGATGATCGACTCGGAGCCGGAGGCGGCGGACCTGCCGAAGATCGCCTCCATGGCCAAGTGGTACGCCTCGGACGTGGCGATGAAGGTGACCACCGACGCCGTGCAGGTCTTCGGGGGATATGGCTATGTCCGGGAATATCCTGTAGAGAGAATGATGAGGGACGCGAAGATCACCCAGATCTACGAGGGGACCAACCAGATCCAGCGGACCATCATCGCCGGACAGATCCTGCGATAAGCCGGGAGGCGGCGGACGCCGTCTGACGATCAACCCATCACCGAACATTCCAGACGAGGAGGATTCATGAAGTATCCAGAACTTTCGTATGAATCGTTTTTCAGCTGGGTGAACCGCTCCCGGATCATGTACTCCCCGGGCCTGCGGAGCGAGGTGGGCTACGAAATGGCCCAGCTGGGCGGGACCAAAGCGGTGATCTTTACCGACAAGGGTCTCGTTGGCGCCGGGGTGGCCGGGATGGTCGCCGAGGCCGTGGAGAAATCGGATCTCGAGCTGGTCGGGATCTTTGACGGGGTCCTCCAGGACGCCCGGATCGATCTCATCAACGAAGGGGCCCGGTTCTACCGGGAAAAGGGCGCCGACTGCCTGATCGCCGTGGGCGGCGGGAGCGTCATGGACACGGCCAAGGCGGTCAACATCCTCATCGGCGAGGGCCTGGACGACTTCGCCCCTCTGGCCGCCCAGGCTGCCCTGTGGGACGGGGCGAAACCACTCCCGCCTCACATCGCCTTTCCGACGACGGCGGGGACGGGCTGCGAGATCACCAACGCCATGGTGGTCCTCGACACGGAGGCCCATGCAAAGCTGCAAGTCACCCATCCCTTCTGCAACTCCGACATCGCCATGCTCGACCCGGAGCTGACCCTGAAGCTGCCGGCAAAGATCACCGCCTTCACGGGCATGGACGCCCTGACCCATGCCATCGAGGGTGTGACGTCGAACAACGCCCAGCCGATCTCGGACGCCCTGGGGTTTCATGCGATCCGCATGATCTGCCGCTACCTGCCGGCGGCGGTCCGGGAGCCCGACAATGTAGACGCCAGGGGGAACATGCTCCTGGCCAGCTGCATCGCCGGGATGTGCTTCGTCAACGCCCTGACCGGCGCCGTCCATGCACTGGCCCACTCGCTGGGCGCCATTTACGGCATCCCCCACGGGCTGGCCAACGCCATCATGCTGCCCCACGTCATGGAGTTCAACCTGGAGGAGCGGCCGGAGCGTTTCATGATGATCGCCGACGCCATGGGGATCCCCGTGGACGGGAAGGATCCCATCGAGGCCGGGCGGCTGGCCGTGCAGGCCGTGAAGGACCTCCTCCTGGATGTGGGCCTCACCCAGACCCTGAAGGACTTCGATGTCCCCGGCGATCGGGAGGGTCTCGCCTCCCTGGTGGAACTGGCGTCCGGGGACGGACAGATCAGCTACAATCCGCGGTACGTGGAAGAGGAAGACATCATCAACCTTTACCTGAAAGCCCGTTAGAAAGGAGAAAGCCCATGGAATTCTGGAAGGATCCGCAGGAGGCCGTCACGGCCGTTTTGAAGCTCCACGAGAAGGTGTCGCAGGATCCGGAGCTTTCGGAAGGGATGAAGAAAGTGAACCAGCTCATCCTGTACGATTACACCGAGAGCGGCCCCGGCTGCGCCGTCTGGGTGGACTCCCGCGGCGGCAAGCTCGAGTTCGGAGCTGGCGATCCCCCGGGGACGCCGGACCTGGTCATGAGCCTCTCCGCGGACGACGCGCACCGGTCCTGGTCCGACAAGCTGAACCCGGTCATGGCGATCACCCGCAAGAAGATCCGGGTCAAGGGCTCCGCCGTGGGACTCCTGAAACTGGCCCCGAAGCTCAAGAAGGTAGCCCTTGCCTACAACGAGGTCCTGCGGGAGCTGGGCTGGGAAGACAAGATCATCAAATAATCGCCGGAACCCCGGGCGGTGCGCCCCATTCGGCCGCCGCCCGGATGCCTTTCCACTCAAGACAGGGAGGGTGAAGGATCATGTGCCGCTACTGCACGGAATACGGCAACGGAACAAAGTGGTATTTCAA of the Syntrophales bacterium genome contains:
- a CDS encoding 4Fe-4S binding protein, with protein sequence MEEVYAKLAKHLDRLPIPYPETSSGIEREILARWFTPEEARIALAMTGLPEAAPAIATRLGVKEETLAPVLEDMSKRGLIFRIAKGERRFYNLVPLAEGMWEFHIHQNNAEDVRLLRKYFDEFMTKGWYGTKTSQHRIVPISQSVTPDMEVLPYEQAEALVRAQTKISVATCICRKEEKMVGVGCDHPVETCMAFGTGAYFYIENGLGREVSVEEALEILRKAMDAGLVLQPGNGQKVWNLCMCCGCCCALLRTLKQMDRPAEVAHTNFRARVIPEECTNCGICEGRCPMDAIRVEDSAVVNPDRCIGCGVCVGACPFEAVRLDYKKPEERYTPPRDVMEMQITIARERGLL
- a CDS encoding 4Fe-4S dicluster domain-containing protein, whose amino-acid sequence is MPQDTFRKLQQYLDLLSLGFPPTDSGIEIEILRKMFSERDASLFLAMSPRLETPEDVAARLNLDPGETAGHLEDMASRGLLFTLKKGGVTKYGTIPFVHGLFEFQVTRLDRDFSALLERYFHEAFYDAVSRSAAAFLRTVPVRESLDVTHQVAAWEDAVEILRAQPRIVVAECICRKQQTLLGKGCGKPREVCFMFGSMGQYYLDQGLGREVGLEEAVRLLKEARDAGLVTQPATAQNPGGMCNCCGDCCSVLRALNLHSRPAEMVFSNYYAGVDPDACTGCGACLHRCQMAAISMDETEHARIDRDRCIGCGLCATDCPLEAIRMVPKEEQRVPPHGTMEQMLNMARLRGLA
- a CDS encoding AMP-binding protein, coding for MESNISRFLEFNVAHYGEYEQFIYLGPEGEKRIKNTDLLDQARRLATGLRKMGVQKGDIIGTVVSNLPETPSLINGINRCGAVYLPIIFMLTAKEIRYILEDSRCKFVLVEDKLLPKVREAAEGVKTVETIIVIGQERGEGLLPYEDLLAKGDELGDVVPVEADDLSILMYTSGTTGFPKGVMLSHGNMEKQMMTGSQVWGGKKGEIMLTTVPMNHIFGVISTLELYHLGCVSLLMPPFDPRKVLDAIRDYKVSFIPVVPTMLIFLMMVFDPAKDDTSSLDLLICSGGPLALDTLENAQKTFRIEITQGYGCTEVGGSMTRQRRDWPRKPGSVGFPLPGLALRVVDADGKDVPRGEEGEVICKGPIVMKGYLNKPEETAKALVNGWLHTGDVGKLDEDGELYITGRLKDLIIKGGENIDPGVAEGWLYKHPAIWECAVVAMKDPKYGEEVAAAVTLKPGQQATEEELLAYLGEHLHHFVAPKKIFFFDAMPKTGLGKILKREIRRIINDK
- a CDS encoding acyl-CoA dehydrogenase family protein — translated: MDFILNEDQKMLRDTVRRIAEEKFAPIAAEIDEKEVFPSESVKVLAENGLLGVQIPEEYGGAGAGMLAMVLVVEEIARVCCSTSVILTTQALASDPLLLVGTEEQKKKWLYRLASGQCLGACGITEPGAGSDVSGMKTTAKKVDGGYVLDGAKIFITNGGEAEIVTVLAYTDREKGNRGISMLLVEKGEAGFTVGKKEHKMGLHGSDTRELVFENVFLPADRLLGPEGGGFRTLMTTFNYTRPAVGGQALGIAQGALEASIKYAKERVQFGKPLSSFQGMQWMLAEMALSVETARSIVYRAASMIDSEPEAADLPKIASMAKWYASDVAMKVTTDAVQVFGGYGYVREYPVERMMRDAKITQIYEGTNQIQRTIIAGQILR
- a CDS encoding iron-containing alcohol dehydrogenase, whose translation is MKYPELSYESFFSWVNRSRIMYSPGLRSEVGYEMAQLGGTKAVIFTDKGLVGAGVAGMVAEAVEKSDLELVGIFDGVLQDARIDLINEGARFYREKGADCLIAVGGGSVMDTAKAVNILIGEGLDDFAPLAAQAALWDGAKPLPPHIAFPTTAGTGCEITNAMVVLDTEAHAKLQVTHPFCNSDIAMLDPELTLKLPAKITAFTGMDALTHAIEGVTSNNAQPISDALGFHAIRMICRYLPAAVREPDNVDARGNMLLASCIAGMCFVNALTGAVHALAHSLGAIYGIPHGLANAIMLPHVMEFNLEERPERFMMIADAMGIPVDGKDPIEAGRLAVQAVKDLLLDVGLTQTLKDFDVPGDREGLASLVELASGDGQISYNPRYVEEEDIINLYLKAR
- a CDS encoding SCP2 sterol-binding domain-containing protein translates to MEFWKDPQEAVTAVLKLHEKVSQDPELSEGMKKVNQLILYDYTESGPGCAVWVDSRGGKLEFGAGDPPGTPDLVMSLSADDAHRSWSDKLNPVMAITRKKIRVKGSAVGLLKLAPKLKKVALAYNEVLRELGWEDKIIK